Proteins found in one Geomonas subterranea genomic segment:
- a CDS encoding glycosyltransferase family 4 protein codes for MNILISAGIFPPDIGGPADFVARIAIWLSHRGHAVEVVCWSDTANCDDSAYPFRVHRVLRKGSRVARFFFTTRRLLTAGKGADVVFVNGLALEAQAAALFLRRPTLQKVVGDYAWEVSRVRGWYSGTIEEFQRGTKSVNCRLLCLLRTLPLMLAARVVTPSLYLARLVAGWGIDAGKSSVIYNSTPAAGDRDELPFPPHDGMTITTVCRLVPWKGVDRLIALMAELPGVRLIVAGSGPQREFLERLSRQRNVSKRVLFLGQLQKPRVRALLCSSDIFVLNSSYEGLPHVVLEAMAARVPVVATDVGGTGEAVVDQETGLLVPPGDDRALLDALKLLISSEETRRRLAETAATSLAARFTEETCFSSFEITLAELAQRGGV; via the coding sequence ATGAACATCCTCATCTCGGCAGGCATCTTCCCGCCTGACATTGGTGGGCCGGCCGACTTCGTCGCCCGCATCGCCATCTGGCTCTCGCATCGAGGGCACGCGGTCGAGGTTGTCTGCTGGAGCGACACTGCGAATTGCGATGACTCCGCCTATCCCTTCAGGGTGCACCGCGTGCTGCGCAAGGGCTCCCGTGTCGCCCGTTTTTTTTTCACAACGCGCAGGCTTCTAACGGCAGGAAAAGGCGCGGACGTGGTCTTCGTGAACGGTCTTGCTCTCGAGGCACAAGCCGCAGCGCTGTTTCTGCGCCGCCCCACGCTGCAAAAGGTAGTCGGTGATTACGCCTGGGAGGTCTCCCGCGTGCGGGGCTGGTACAGCGGGACCATCGAGGAATTCCAGCGAGGAACAAAATCCGTCAACTGCCGCCTTTTGTGCCTTTTAAGGACGCTACCGCTCATGTTGGCGGCCAGGGTGGTTACGCCAAGCCTTTATCTGGCGCGACTCGTGGCCGGTTGGGGCATCGACGCCGGGAAGAGTTCCGTGATCTACAACTCGACCCCTGCGGCGGGCGATCGGGACGAACTCCCCTTCCCCCCCCACGACGGAATGACCATCACCACTGTCTGCCGGCTGGTCCCCTGGAAAGGGGTGGACCGCCTCATCGCCCTCATGGCGGAACTCCCCGGGGTCCGGCTGATTGTCGCAGGCAGCGGGCCGCAGCGGGAGTTTCTGGAGCGGCTCTCGCGGCAACGAAACGTGTCGAAACGGGTGCTTTTTCTGGGGCAGCTTCAAAAACCGCGGGTCCGGGCGCTTCTTTGTTCCAGCGACATCTTCGTTCTCAATTCGAGTTACGAGGGGTTGCCTCACGTGGTACTGGAGGCGATGGCCGCGCGGGTGCCGGTGGTGGCAACCGATGTCGGCGGGACGGGCGAGGCGGTTGTGGACCAGGAGACGGGGCTGCTCGTTCCGCCGGGCGACGACCGCGCGCTCCTCGATGCACTTAAACTGCTCATCTCCTCTGAAGAAACCAGGCGCCGCTTAGCCGAAACGGCTGCCACATCCCTTGCTGCGCGCTTTACCGAGGAGACCTGCTTCTCCTCCTTCGAGATAACCTTGGCTGAGCTTGCCCAGCGGGGAGGAGTATGA
- a CDS encoding glycosyltransferase family 4 protein: MTPLPSVKILMLSKDPSFLSGAGGGDALQRHLYYLERLRKRAPGSEIRIVTFSTSPHPVFAAPVPGLNIYGTGSWHRAFYLPNTMKAVRQATRDGWCPDIITTQGPYEEGLLGLFIASSFSARFVPQIHFDLFSPEWLKESPWNPLRRMLACHVLKKADRVRVVSPGMKNDLVEHLGLSPQHIDVIPVGVSFRVTSLAAKACREKLSPRLEGRFCVLFVGRFCQAKNLPLWLKVARRVLDVIPETFFVLAGDGPLSQEVRTQAQRMGLTDACLFLGNIPYRDLPEVYGAADLFLLTSSHESFGRVVLEAQLASVPVVATACAGPAGILVDGETGRLTPPGDADATAAAVINLLLDEPGRKSMAAKALGRVEEPYGRQKLADDLTRLWCGP; the protein is encoded by the coding sequence ATGACTCCGCTCCCCTCGGTAAAGATCCTGATGCTTTCCAAGGACCCGTCTTTTCTATCAGGAGCGGGAGGGGGCGACGCCCTGCAGCGCCATCTTTACTACCTGGAGCGCCTGCGCAAAAGGGCACCGGGGAGCGAGATCCGCATAGTCACCTTTTCCACCAGCCCTCATCCCGTTTTCGCCGCTCCGGTACCAGGGCTCAACATTTACGGGACCGGGTCATGGCACCGGGCCTTTTACCTGCCGAATACGATGAAGGCAGTGCGCCAGGCGACCCGTGACGGCTGGTGCCCCGATATCATAACGACGCAGGGGCCGTACGAGGAGGGCCTCCTGGGACTTTTCATCGCCTCGAGCTTCAGCGCGCGCTTCGTCCCCCAGATCCACTTCGACCTCTTTTCACCCGAATGGCTGAAGGAGAGCCCCTGGAACCCATTGCGCCGGATGCTCGCTTGCCACGTGCTTAAAAAGGCTGACCGGGTCCGGGTGGTCTCGCCGGGAATGAAGAACGATCTCGTAGAACACCTCGGCCTGTCTCCACAGCATATCGATGTGATCCCGGTCGGCGTCAGTTTTCGTGTCACCTCTCTTGCTGCGAAGGCATGCCGGGAAAAGCTTTCCCCCCGACTTGAGGGACGTTTCTGCGTCCTCTTTGTTGGACGTTTCTGCCAGGCGAAAAATCTCCCCCTCTGGCTCAAGGTGGCGCGGCGCGTCCTGGACGTGATACCAGAAACCTTTTTTGTCCTGGCGGGAGACGGGCCGCTGTCGCAGGAGGTGCGGACCCAGGCTCAGCGGATGGGGCTGACGGATGCCTGTCTTTTTTTGGGAAACATACCCTACCGCGACCTCCCCGAGGTCTACGGCGCCGCCGACCTTTTCCTGCTCACTTCCAGCCATGAAAGTTTCGGCAGGGTGGTGCTGGAGGCCCAGTTGGCCAGCGTGCCGGTGGTGGCAACGGCCTGTGCAGGGCCAGCCGGGATCCTCGTGGACGGTGAGACGGGTCGCCTAACCCCTCCGGGGGACGCAGACGCCACAGCCGCCGCGGTCATCAACCTGCTGCTGGACGAACCGGGCCGTAAAAGCATGGCGGCGAAAGCCCTTGGACGGGTGGAAGAGCCCTACGGGCGACAGAAGCTTGCAGATGACCTTACGCGACTTTGGTGCGGGCCATGA